The Macaca thibetana thibetana isolate TM-01 chromosome 9, ASM2454274v1, whole genome shotgun sequence region gattacaggtgtgagccaccgcacccgaccactactactattattgttattgttcttTCCAGCCCCCTTGCCAGTCCCCCTACTCCTCACTGTTCCTTCTTCCCCAAAGTTACCTCAGCAGTCGGGGGGCTGATCCTTTCTGGACTATTGACTCCTAAGGCCTCCTCAGGGCACTGGGGCTTTTTGAAGCATGGCTTCATCGCTTTTGTCTGCCTGGGAGGAACAGAGTTTAGTCACCCCAGGACTCCAGTGACAGTGGTCAGGCCTGGCCGTCCAATGTGAggacacccccccacccccacagttGCTAAAGGGCTGGCCCTTGCTCTCCTTTCTTCATCTGCTCAGACAAGATTGCCGCAGAAATGAGCTTGAGGAAACTCCCAGGCAGACAAAGTTGGCTCAATGGGACTCACACACGGGCCCTGCCCCGTCGATGCCGCCCCTGGGAGAGGGTGtgtaactgcccagtgggttcaccttgcctgctgcctagacagagctgatttatcaagacgggggaattgcaatggagaaagagtaattcactcAGAGCTGGCTGTGTAGGAGACTGCAGTTTTTttgttactcaaatcagtctccgcGAGCATCTGTGGATTAGaacttttaaagataatttggcaggtagaggcttgggaagtggggagggctGATTGGTcgggttggagatggaatcatagaGGATCgaagtgagtttttcttgctgttttctattcctgggtgtgatggcagaactggttgagccagattaccgGTCTGGGTGGTGTTGGCTGGTCCATGGAGTGCAGGTTCTGCAGAATATCTCAAGCACTCATCTTAGGTTTTGCAATAGTGATGTtaccccaggagcaatttggggaggttcagaatCTTGGAGCCAGCATGACatctaaactgtaatttctaatcttgtagctagtttgttagtcctgcaaaggcagactagtccccaggcaagaagaggGTCTTTTAGGGAAAAGGGCtgctatcaattttgtttcagagtcaaaccatgaactgaattccttcccaaagttagtttggtcTATgaccaggaatgaacaaggacagcttgctTAAAgtttagaagcaagatggagtcagttaggtctgatttctttcactgtcatagtTTCCTCAGTTATGATCTTGCAAAGGTGACTTCAGGTATGGGGTGGGCTTTGAGGGCTTGAGCAGAAACTGCAATCAAGTGGGCAGAGAGAACCAGTGAGAAGGGCCATTGCTGCCCACAAGCCCACAAACCACGAGGCACAGCCACCTCTAACCACAGTGCAGGTTTCAGCCTGCCCAGGACTCCCACCTGAGAGGGGAATGCACAGGGGCTCAGCCAGACCCTGTTGGCCATGCCCAGAACCTTGGCTGCATCAACCCCGGGGAAGGAATGCCTTCTAACTCATCTGTTCAGGGAAGTCCCTATTTTTCTAACTTATGGAAAGCTTTGAGTGTGCTAGCTGTGGCCCGGCCACTATATCTTGTTTAAAGTAGACATGGTGTGATCCCTGCCCTGGGCCCCTAGTGTGTGAACAGCTTCCAAACAGGCAGCTGAACACTTGAGTCTTGCTCTTATTTTCCAGCTTCTACTTGGGTTCCTTTCTTTTGACTGATAGGTGTGCTATGGACAGTGGAGAAGATCACAGGGCTGGGCACCCCAGCGCACTTGACCCTTCGCAGGCGTGTGACACTCTCTCAGGCCTTCCTACCTTTGCATTGCTATTCCCTTGGTCTGAATGCCTGTGCCCTGTCTACCTGGGAACTCGTGGGCCTCCTTGAAGAAGGGGCCTTGCACCACCATCAGGGTACAAGGTGGTCTTTCCCCGTCACCCTACTCTGGCCTGGCTGAGGTGGGTACCCAGCTGTGAATGCTCAGGGCGGTTGAGCCTGGGGATCTGGGAGGGGTCTCACCCTGACAAGGTGGGAGgaaagaggcaggagagagactTGAAATCTTTGCCCGAGGGTCAGCAGCCTTTGCATTCTGCTCTATAATATATCCTAATTTTGCAAAGAGATACCCCGAACCTGGAAAGGCATATGTCTCAGAACTGATAGgtatagacagacagacagatacatacatacacagacagatggacagactCTCACAGAGAGATTTGGAGGGGGAGCGATGAACCAGTAAACATTTTCATACcaactttataatatttttccagaggaaaaataagaaaaccggctcacacctgtaatcccagcactttgggaggctaaggcaagtggatcacttgaggtcaggagtatgagacccacctggccaacatggaaaaaccccatctctactaaaaagccAGGTCTCGAagccagctacacaggaggctgagacaggagaatcacttcaacccaggaggcagagtttgcagtgagccaaggtcacgccactgcattccagcctgggcaacagagagagactctgcctgaaaaaaagcaaaagaaagaaaaaaaaaagaaggaaagaaagaaagagaaagagagagagagaaagagagagagggagggagggagaaagagagagagagagaaagagagagagagaaagaaagaaaggaaggaagagaagaaagaaagaaaaaagaaagaaagaaagaaagaaagaaagaaagaaagaaagaaagaaagaaagaaagaaagaaagaaagaaagaaagaaagaaagaaagaaagaaagaaaagagaaaagaaaagcatacacAGAGAAAGTCCCCCGTGCACCTCTCCCCTCCTGTTTGGTTGGAAATATAAAGAGGTACAGAAGCCATCTTCAACGTTGTCTTTCTCTTTAGCTTAGAAACGAGACTGTCCAGATTTACGCTTGGTGGATCCTTGTCTCGGTTTCTATGGTTTTATCTGAGAGTGGAAGAGGTAAAGAACTAATACCATGGGCAATAAATATGACTTTCACAGTGATGGATCAGCCTACGGGTATCTGCTGTCCAGTCTCCAAGGAATATGTGAAGTCTGTCTACCCTGAGGATGCCACACCCAGCCCCGTGTATGAAAGGGATTTCACAGCTGTGCACATCTGGGGCCCGAACACAAAACGGAGCCCGATGGGTTGGTTAAAGGGGtcacagaggttgtggtgaaacCTCTATGAGAAAAAATGGTAACATTTTTGGCTTTTGCCACTAGATGTGACCCCAAGACAGGCTTGAAAATAAGAGGTAAAGTCTCGTGAGGTCTCAAGCGCAcaggatttctcagcctcagcactatcaacattttgggcTGGACAATTCTTTGTCATGGCGAATGTCTTGGGCATTGTAGGATGTTAGCAGCAGCGTCCCTGGCACTGGATATCAGTAGCAATCTCCCAGTTATGACAACTAAAAACGGCTCCAGATGTGACAAAATGTCCGAGGGTGGGGGTTGCAGCAAAATCTCCCCCAGTTAAGATTCACCGCTCTAGTGGTTCAGAGCGAAGACTCTGGAATCAGACTGTCTCAATTCAAATCCCAATGTTTGCAACTTGTTGGGGAATTGAATGAGTTAACAAATGCAAAGGAAGGATGGCCATATGCTTTATCCTTCAAACCAGGGCAATTTGAGAATGAAAAAGGTTCTAATAATTTCATAAACTGGGGCTGaccatggcggctcatgcctataatcacagcactttgggaggccaaggtgggaggattgcttgagaccaagagttcaagacctgtctgggcaacatagcgagacctcacctcacaaaaaaataaaaaaattatctgggtgtggtggtgtgcacctgtagtcccaactactcatgaggctgaggcaggaggatcacttgggcccaggagttccaggctgcagttagctatgccCATGCTACTATacccaacttgggtgacagagtgggactttgtctccaataataataatagtatcataAACTGGGACTGTCAGCACAGTTGTGTCCATAATCCATATACAGTGTTGACCACAGAGCCTGACCCACTGTGTCCACTCAGTGACCactatgctaaatgctttacataaaGGAACTTTATTTAATCTTCCCCAAACCCTGCGAGGTCAGTACTATCGCTATCCCCTTTCATATATGGGAAGACTGAAACTCTAAGAAGCtacagtaacttgcccaaggtcatacagcgaGTTGTCCAACCAGGGCTCTGGTCCTCAAAGGCTAGTGCCCACATGTGCTCGGGTACCGCAGGGAAATGGCGTTACTCAACACCCATCCGGCTCTGCATGAACTGCTAGCTCTGCTAGGTAATTCACAGTTCCAGCATTCAGCTCATGACATTGTACCTTTACAAAGCTGAGTGTTTAGGAGTTGCTGTGATAAAAAGCAGGGACTGCATTAAAATCAACATGGAGCAGGAAAGGAGGATAGCAGTGCTCAATACgattttgttttgaaaacctGTGCAGAGTGTAACAAGTGCATCTAGCCCATCAGGAAGctattgttgttggtttaaaaaaaattttttttttgagacagggtctttctctgttgcccacattggagtacagtggcatgaccatagctcactgtagcctcgacctctcaggctcaagtcatcctcccactttagccttccaggaagctgggactataggtacaagcccccatgcccagctatctttttttttttttttaattttttatagagatgggatctggttatgttgcccaggctagttttgaactcctgggctcaagtgatcctccagcctcagcctcccaaagtgctgggattacaggagtgagccattgcacctggccttacTGTGGTTATTTAAGAATGAAACAACAGGTCGGATGTGTGTAAtcgcagcagtttgggagactgaggtgggtggatcatttgaggtcaggagtttgagaccagcctgatcaacatggtgaaaccccatctgtactctaaaatacaaaaattagccgggtgtggtggtgggcgcctgtaatctcagctactcaggaagctgaggaaggagaatcgcttgaacgcaggaggcggaggttgcagtgagctgagatggcaccactgcactccagcatggatgacagagattccctctcaaaaataaaaataaaaaaagaatgaaacaacaaaattttTTACCCCAATTTAgatgtattattattttccaagATAGTTACTAAGTTGTTAGGACACAAAGTCTTATTAAGTTGTTTGAACCCagctacttaaaaaaagaaactgtttctgtttggtttttcttttagcCTAGGGGTACCATGAAGGTGCTGTGAATGGAGAAAGTTTATGAGCCTCTGCACTCAACATTTTGCCATTGGTAGAACCCAGGAGGTTAATGTTGGAGAAGGCCTTTGAGTGCAGAGAGCCCACCCTGGTTGTACATTCTGGGGAAACCTCTCTGTGTCTATATCACACCAGCCTGTGATGTAATcaatctctttctgtctttctctgtgttttccctcttgctttctgtctctctctctctctctctctctctctctcacacacacacacacacgtacatatacatatagtttCCTTTCCCTCACATAAACACTAATATTTCCTGACCCTAATCAGACAATTGCCAAAACCCCATTTGTCTGAATTccctttatttcaattttttgccCTTTTTCAACTGTTTCAGGAAGCAAACCAGTTCTGTTTTTCAACTCGAACCTAGTCAGTGTTCAAGCTGAGCATCTACTTCTCAGGTTAGAAGTCACACTATCAGCTCAGACCCGTTTGATACCGTGAAAAGCAGACACACAAACGGACCCCCTCCCCAGACAGTACTTGCGACTGACGCAACCAGCCTGAAGTActtaggtttcttttcttttctttttttttttgagacagtctcgctccgtcacccaggctggagtgcagtggcgtgatcttgactcaccgcaacctccacctcctggtttcaagcaattctcctgcctcagcctcccaagtagctgggattacaggtacccaccaccacacccagctaatttttgtatttttagtagagacagtgtttcaccatgttggccatggctgatctggagctcctgacctcaagtgatccacccgcctcggcctcccaaagtgctgagatttcaggcatgagccactgcgcccagtcagtACTTAGATTTCTTAAGATCCAGCCTTAAGAAAGACAATTAGAAGACAGAATGGGCAACTGGGAGAGGCCTGGTAATATGGCAGAGGGGAGAGGGGGTGAAGGTGTGGGTGGTAGGAGGGTGGCTGGTTGGGGAAGTGGCCACTGGATCTTAGGCCACAGGCATACTTTTCCATCTCCAGCTTCCTCATTTACAGAAAACcagactgcagtggtgtgatggaAATACGTGGGACGGGGACAGGTGACTGACTTTCATTACTAACCAGAGGACAGCTTAGACAAGTCACTctggctgggcctcagtttccttatctctaacAGGACTGGATTGCCCAGTGCTCCTCAGACTGTGGCACCTGGGGCACATTCATAGCTTGTGTGTGTATCTGGCCTTGAAATATCTGTCTTCCCGGGATggcaagtttattaaaaaatttggAAGGACTCACCCTTTTTACAAGAAAGCATTTTATGTCATTGTTCAGaatgcaaaatatatatgcattttagttACAATAACATTTGATAACATTTAATGAGTAATTACTGTGTGCCAAGTGTGCCAAACTCTAGGTGAGCTTCACAATAGCCTAATgaggtattattattcccattttatagattaaaaatctGGGGTAGAGGGAGTAGATAATCCACCTAAAGATCTGTTATTAAGTAGTGATAAAAGATCTCCACTACCTCTCTCCCCCACAAAAAATATGGACTCATTACAAGTTGCTTTAGGATCTACCTCCAGACCCATGGAGTTTCTTTAGTAAAATCTGAACGACACAGGCCAAAATAATCTCCAAAGGCCAGCTCTGACACTTTTAAATCAATTTTAGCTAAATCCGTTCACAAAAGGCTTCGCACATCCAGTGTCCCTGAAGGATGAAGGAGGTTAGGCAGGCCCTGCGGGGGCTCGAGGAATTCGCTAAGTGAGTTTTCTGGCTTCtgagtacactttaaaatggccAGAGGGCGCGAGGCTTCCGGCTAGGCCGCCACCTCCCCGCCCAGCTGTGGTGTTTGCAGCCAGTGTTGTCGGGCACTTCCTCGTTCCCGCGCGCCCCGGGCGCAGCTCCCTGCACCCAGCGCTAGCGCTCCTCAGAAGGGAGGGGGCCAGAGGTGAGATTTCGCAAccgcctccctccctctttccccgcCTTGGCACTCAGTAGTCTCCCAGATGAGCACTCTCTCAGACCGCTGCGGGCCGCCAGGCGCCGGGAATGTCCCCTGAATGCGCGCGGGCAGCGGGCGACGCGCCCTTGCGCAGCCTGGAGCAAGCCAACCGCACCCGCTTCTCCTTCTTCTCCGACGTCAAGGGCGACCACCGGCTACTGCTGGCCTCAGTGGAGACAACCGTGCTGGCGCTCATCTTTGCAGTGTCGCTGCTGGGCAACGTGTGCGCCCTGGTGCTGGTGGCGCGCCGACGACGCCGCGGCACGACTGCCTGCCTGGTGCTCAACCTCTTCTGCGCCGACCTGCTCTTCATCAGTGCGATCCCTCTGGTGCTGGCCGTGCGCTGGACCGAGGCATGGCTGCTGGGCCCCGTTGCCTGCCACCTGCTCTTCTACTTGATGACCCTGAGCGGCAGCGTCACCATCCTCACGCTGGCCGCGGTCAGCCTAGAGCGCATGGTGTGCATCGTGCACCTGCAGCGCGGCGTGCGGGGTCCTGGGCGGCGGGCGCGGGCCGTGCTGCTGACGCTCATCTGGGGCTACTCGGCGGTCGCCGCTCTGCCTCTCTGCGTCTTCTTCCGAGTCGTCCGGCAACGGCTTCCCGGCGCCGACCAGGTGAGCGCCCCTCTGTGCGTGCCGGGCAGGTGTCCTGCGCAGGCTGGGAAGCGGGGCCCCGACGGGAGCTGGGATAAGGATGATCAACAACAATAGCCATTTAGTGCACTTAATCGTTGTGCCAAACCTTGTGCCCATCTCTGTGAAGTTTAATCTCTTAACTCTCACTACAACGCTGTGCACACGCCCTCCTAAATGATGAAAGTGGAGTCCCCCAAATTCTTGCAAAATGCAATGACTGTTCCGAGGTTAATTAACG contains the following coding sequences:
- the FFAR4 gene encoding free fatty acid receptor 4 → MSPECARAAGDAPLRSLEQANRTRFSFFSDVKGDHRLLLASVETTVLALIFAVSLLGNVCALVLVARRRRRGTTACLVLNLFCADLLFISAIPLVLAVRWTEAWLLGPVACHLLFYLMTLSGSVTILTLAAVSLERMVCIVHLQRGVRGPGRRARAVLLTLIWGYSAVAALPLCVFFRVVRQRLPGADQEISICTLIWPTIAGEISWDVSFVTLNFLVPGLVIVISYSKILQITKASRKRLTVSLAYSESHQIRVSQQDFRLFRTLFLLMVSFFIMWSPIIITILLILIQNFKQDLVIWPSLFFWVVAFTFANSALNPILYNMTLCRNEWKKIFCCFWFPEKGAILTDTSVKRNDLSVISG